The following proteins come from a genomic window of Myxococcales bacterium:
- a CDS encoding glycosyltransferase family 39 protein, with product MASDDETPPAEPAEAPVEVAAEPAPAAETPVGVAPEAAPEDDGPAPEPVEDAKGWLAPLLVVLAAAFVVLFVLPPLTKAGIWDPYELNVADLARRVALKLHGASALALEGADNSLPHLNDLGRPQLPFTSIALGFSFFGLREWAGRAPLAVWGLLGAVVTYGFVARLVDRRAGVFSAVALLTMPLYFVQARTMLGDITTMASLAMAFGGLAVAAFGNDDDGAPAHGVRLPWLAVGVLGLVAGYYSRGALLGVVVPAGAVGLTWGVLVGAERRLDPMAHAVGVASGLIAALALYPVTSVLFADTPPTDMNPWIGATLHPPAKYPTFDYVIGHLAHAMAPWSAFVPFAVGRLFIAPKGRPSPALARESAARMALLLGATAALVAHGVLAARADLIAFSGPALLAAIAGIALRDYERGAHASVALGVGTMVLLGLLHHDYHNVPDKAYQAFGIAQAIPFPESFKDKSLALWTVVLIGFAGVAFLTWVERDAKRRPFDPKTYLAVLRSVRDAWDGFLVLAYFALVAGTSLSGLAVWFGTRNHARWLTTVPLQVREIAVGAWWKAALGPPALLFGLLFWCDVWLWAFSRQGGGRSLGRGFEPFEALVASLRGGPAPAGKKPVPAHVALFRVAFSDKATEEEALSATSLGILAPLLFLQLPGVVYVALHKGGVRPMVASALAVPAGVLAFLAFGVIGDLLRRSRAAFLVVFGVVTGLVLSAGYYPALANQLSPKDVFESYRRFKQGDEPLALLGVGGRTAAYYAGGQPLLLADAPAAQAWLTGAPAGSRRFISAKADQLGRLNQLYRTTRGANVPVLDGRSSQIVLIASELRAGETSESPLDTIVLSAAPKPQRRLDVNLEDKLEVLGIDLVDERGRLVDAIGPGRKYHMKTYFKVLAPITTEWEGFIHIDGYRRRHNGDHKMAEGKYPLSMWNKGDIIVDDHVFALEPNFTQGTYTIYFGLYTGETRLKVKSGPHDGENRIVAGQLNVQ from the coding sequence ATGGCATCCGACGACGAAACGCCCCCCGCCGAACCCGCCGAAGCCCCCGTCGAGGTGGCCGCCGAGCCCGCTCCTGCGGCCGAGACCCCGGTCGGCGTGGCGCCAGAGGCGGCGCCGGAGGACGATGGGCCAGCGCCGGAGCCCGTCGAAGATGCGAAGGGGTGGCTCGCGCCGCTCCTCGTCGTGCTCGCGGCGGCGTTCGTCGTGCTCTTCGTGCTCCCGCCGCTGACGAAGGCGGGCATCTGGGATCCCTACGAGCTGAACGTCGCCGACCTCGCGAGGCGCGTCGCGCTCAAGCTCCACGGGGCGTCCGCGCTCGCGCTCGAAGGCGCCGACAATTCGCTCCCGCACCTAAACGACCTCGGTCGCCCCCAGCTGCCCTTCACGTCCATCGCGCTCGGGTTCTCCTTCTTCGGCCTCCGAGAGTGGGCCGGCCGGGCGCCGCTCGCGGTGTGGGGGCTGCTGGGGGCCGTCGTCACCTACGGCTTCGTCGCGCGGCTCGTCGACCGGCGCGCGGGCGTCTTCTCCGCGGTAGCCCTCCTCACGATGCCGCTCTACTTCGTCCAGGCACGCACGATGCTGGGCGACATCACCACGATGGCGTCGCTCGCCATGGCGTTCGGAGGCCTCGCCGTCGCCGCCTTCGGCAACGACGACGATGGGGCGCCCGCTCACGGCGTGCGGCTCCCGTGGCTCGCGGTCGGCGTGCTGGGCCTGGTCGCGGGGTACTACAGCCGCGGGGCGCTGCTCGGGGTCGTCGTGCCCGCCGGGGCCGTGGGGCTCACGTGGGGCGTCCTCGTGGGCGCCGAACGGCGCCTCGACCCCATGGCGCACGCCGTGGGGGTTGCAAGCGGCCTCATCGCGGCCCTGGCCCTCTATCCCGTCACCTCCGTGCTCTTCGCGGACACGCCCCCGACCGACATGAACCCGTGGATCGGGGCGACGCTTCATCCCCCGGCGAAGTATCCCACGTTTGACTACGTGATTGGGCACCTCGCCCACGCGATGGCGCCGTGGAGCGCCTTCGTGCCGTTCGCCGTAGGTCGACTGTTCATCGCGCCGAAGGGGCGGCCGTCTCCGGCGCTCGCGCGCGAGAGCGCAGCGCGGATGGCGCTCCTCTTGGGGGCGACGGCGGCGCTCGTCGCTCATGGCGTGCTCGCGGCGCGCGCCGACCTCATCGCGTTCTCGGGCCCGGCCCTGCTGGCGGCCATCGCGGGCATCGCGCTGCGCGACTACGAGCGGGGCGCGCACGCCTCGGTGGCGCTCGGCGTGGGCACGATGGTGCTCCTCGGCCTCCTCCACCACGACTACCACAACGTCCCCGACAAGGCCTACCAGGCCTTCGGCATCGCCCAGGCGATCCCGTTCCCCGAGTCGTTCAAGGACAAGTCGCTGGCGCTGTGGACCGTGGTGCTCATCGGGTTCGCGGGCGTCGCGTTCCTCACGTGGGTCGAGCGCGACGCGAAGCGCCGACCGTTCGATCCGAAGACCTACCTCGCGGTGCTCCGCTCGGTCCGCGACGCGTGGGACGGCTTCCTCGTTCTCGCCTACTTCGCCCTCGTCGCTGGCACGTCTCTCTCGGGCCTCGCGGTGTGGTTCGGTACCCGGAACCACGCGCGGTGGCTCACGACCGTGCCGCTGCAGGTGCGTGAGATCGCCGTCGGCGCGTGGTGGAAGGCGGCGCTCGGCCCGCCTGCGCTGCTCTTCGGCCTGCTCTTCTGGTGTGACGTGTGGCTGTGGGCGTTCTCCCGGCAGGGTGGAGGCCGCAGCCTCGGCCGAGGATTCGAACCGTTCGAGGCGCTCGTCGCGAGCCTCCGCGGGGGCCCGGCGCCCGCTGGGAAGAAGCCAGTTCCCGCGCACGTCGCGCTCTTCCGTGTGGCATTCTCCGACAAAGCGACGGAGGAGGAGGCCCTCTCCGCGACCTCGCTCGGCATCCTCGCGCCGCTGCTCTTCCTGCAGCTTCCTGGGGTGGTCTACGTCGCGCTCCACAAGGGTGGCGTGCGCCCGATGGTCGCGAGCGCGCTCGCGGTGCCCGCGGGTGTGCTCGCCTTCCTCGCGTTCGGGGTGATAGGCGATTTGCTCCGCCGGAGCCGCGCCGCCTTCTTGGTCGTGTTCGGCGTCGTCACGGGCCTCGTCCTCTCGGCCGGGTACTACCCCGCGCTCGCGAACCAACTCTCCCCGAAGGACGTCTTCGAGAGCTACCGGCGATTCAAGCAGGGCGACGAGCCGCTCGCGCTCCTCGGCGTGGGCGGGCGCACCGCCGCGTACTACGCAGGTGGGCAGCCGCTGCTCCTCGCAGACGCGCCCGCGGCGCAGGCGTGGCTCACGGGCGCACCCGCGGGCTCACGTCGGTTCATCTCGGCGAAGGCCGATCAGCTGGGGCGCCTGAACCAACTCTACCGCACGACCCGCGGGGCCAACGTGCCCGTGCTCGACGGTCGATCGAGCCAGATCGTGCTCATCGCCTCCGAGCTGCGCGCCGGCGAGACGAGCGAGAGTCCGCTCGACACGATCGTCCTCAGCGCCGCGCCCAAGCCCCAGCGTCGGCTCGACGTGAACCTCGAGGACAAGCTCGAGGTCCTGGGCATCGACCTGGTGGACGAGCGCGGTCGCCTCGTCGACGCGATCGGGCCGGGGCGAAAATACCACATGAAGACCTACTTCAAGGTGCTCGCCCCGATCACCACCGAGTGGGAAGGCTTCATCCACATCGACGGGTACCGCCGGCGGCACAACGGCGATCACAAGATGGCGGAGGGAAAATACCCGCTGTCGATGTGGAACAAGGGTGACATCATCGTCGACGACCACGTGTTCGCCCTTGAGCCCAACTTCACGCAGGGCACCTACACGATCTACTTCGGGCTCTACACCGGAGAGACCCGGCTCAAGGTCAAATCGGGGCCGCACGACGGCGAGAACCGCATCGTGGCCGGCCAGCTCAACGTCCAGTAG
- the era gene encoding GTPase Era → MAESRSAPGGKSREARRTADPQEPRALRRAGTVALLGRPNVGKSTLMNALLGERLTITSPKPQTTRDRIAGILTVEATQFVFLDTPGVHAARTKLGARMNHVAEEAARSADVVLLLVELPSSPKAELAPEDLALFDKIPPGTRTVLVLNKVDRVKDKAALLPLLESVGRVRDFAAIVPLSARRADGAKRVLAEIAPLLPKGDFLFAEDELTDKPVRFFVAEYVREQVLRFTRNEVPHGVAVEVESFEEGLRVPRIQVVVHVDKESHKAIVLGEKGRLMKEIGTGARARVEELVGRQVHLAVHVRTTAGWYENEARLNELGYGATSVPGARREERKR, encoded by the coding sequence ATGGCCGAGTCACGTAGCGCACCGGGCGGGAAGAGTCGCGAGGCGCGAAGAACCGCGGACCCGCAGGAGCCCCGCGCGCTGCGTCGGGCGGGCACCGTGGCGCTGCTTGGGCGGCCCAACGTGGGCAAGAGCACCCTCATGAACGCGCTGCTCGGCGAGCGCCTCACCATCACGAGCCCGAAGCCTCAGACCACGCGCGATCGCATCGCGGGCATCCTCACCGTGGAGGCGACGCAGTTCGTGTTTCTGGACACGCCCGGCGTGCACGCCGCCAGGACGAAGCTCGGCGCACGCATGAACCACGTGGCCGAAGAGGCGGCTCGCTCCGCCGACGTCGTGCTCTTGCTGGTGGAGCTCCCGAGCTCGCCCAAGGCCGAGCTCGCCCCGGAAGACCTCGCCCTCTTCGACAAGATCCCCCCGGGCACCCGCACCGTTCTTGTCCTCAACAAGGTCGACCGGGTGAAGGACAAGGCGGCGCTCCTCCCTCTCCTCGAGAGCGTCGGGCGGGTGCGCGACTTCGCGGCGATCGTGCCCCTCTCGGCGCGGCGGGCCGACGGCGCGAAGCGGGTGCTCGCCGAGATCGCTCCGCTGCTGCCCAAGGGCGACTTCCTCTTTGCCGAGGACGAGCTCACCGACAAGCCGGTGCGCTTCTTCGTCGCCGAGTACGTGCGGGAGCAGGTGCTGCGCTTCACGCGCAACGAGGTGCCACACGGCGTCGCGGTAGAGGTCGAGTCCTTCGAAGAGGGCCTGCGCGTGCCGCGCATCCAGGTGGTGGTGCACGTCGACAAGGAGTCGCACAAGGCGATCGTGCTCGGGGAGAAGGGCCGCCTCATGAAGGAGATCGGCACCGGCGCGCGCGCGCGCGTCGAGGAGCTTGTGGGCCGGCAGGTCCACCTGGCGGTGCACGTGCGCACCACGGCCGGTTGGTATGAGAACGAGGCCCGGCTGAACGAGCTCGGATATGGGGCGACCAGCGTGCCTGGCGCTCGCCGCGAGGAGCGGAAACGATGA
- the der gene encoding ribosome biogenesis GTPase Der gives MTKHFKPRPNRGIPGGTSGLPIVAVVGRPNVGKSTLFNRLARKKLAIVHDEPGVTRDRHYVDTSAFGRDYTLVDTGGFDPEDDDPMRAGIARHVKAAIAEADVIVFVTDATEPLTAADRAAVALLRRTSKPVLYAANKADSARVEADAYELYQHGVEKVYAVSALHGRGLAELEGDLVAAFGEPMPALEPSALTRVSLIGRPNAGKSSLMNRLLGDERMLVDDKPGTTRDAIDAVVAKGDQSYVFVDTAGIRRKGKVNKTEDVVESMSVLSSIRSIENSSVVVLLCDANDGVAEQDAKILGLADDRGRAMIIALNKCDLIDRDARKRAEALAREKISFAPFVPIVSISAKTGRGVGELFSTVGAVSEAYRKRVGTGELNRFFAEVLETRPPPTQGGKAPRLYYVTQADVAPPTFVILTSAPEAIHFSYRRYVVNQLRKKFGFEGVPVRVHYKARRRGRKRGEGEAATETDTPSVDVSE, from the coding sequence ATGACCAAACATTTCAAGCCGCGGCCGAACCGCGGCATCCCTGGCGGCACCTCGGGGCTCCCGATCGTCGCCGTCGTCGGACGGCCAAACGTCGGCAAGTCCACGCTCTTCAACCGCCTCGCGCGAAAGAAGCTCGCGATCGTCCACGACGAGCCCGGCGTGACCCGCGACCGGCACTACGTGGACACGTCAGCGTTCGGGCGCGACTACACGCTCGTCGACACCGGCGGCTTCGATCCCGAGGACGACGACCCCATGCGCGCTGGCATCGCGCGGCACGTGAAGGCGGCGATCGCCGAAGCCGACGTGATCGTCTTCGTGACCGACGCGACCGAGCCGCTCACGGCGGCAGATCGCGCCGCCGTCGCGCTCCTGCGCCGAACGAGCAAGCCCGTGCTGTACGCCGCGAACAAGGCCGACTCCGCCCGCGTGGAGGCCGACGCCTACGAGCTCTACCAGCACGGCGTCGAGAAGGTGTACGCGGTGAGCGCGCTGCACGGCCGCGGCTTGGCCGAGCTCGAGGGCGATCTCGTCGCCGCGTTCGGGGAGCCGATGCCCGCGCTGGAGCCGAGCGCCCTCACCCGAGTCTCGCTCATCGGTCGCCCCAACGCCGGCAAGTCGAGCCTGATGAACCGCCTCCTCGGCGACGAGCGCATGCTCGTGGACGACAAGCCCGGCACGACCCGCGACGCGATCGACGCGGTCGTCGCGAAGGGCGACCAGAGCTACGTGTTCGTCGACACCGCCGGCATCCGGCGCAAGGGCAAGGTCAACAAGACCGAGGACGTGGTCGAGTCGATGAGCGTGCTCTCGTCGATCCGCAGCATCGAGAACTCGAGCGTCGTCGTGCTGCTCTGCGACGCCAACGACGGCGTGGCCGAGCAAGACGCGAAGATCCTCGGGCTCGCCGACGACCGCGGCCGCGCCATGATCATTGCCTTGAACAAGTGCGACCTCATCGATCGCGACGCCCGAAAGCGCGCCGAGGCGCTGGCGCGCGAGAAGATCTCGTTCGCGCCGTTCGTCCCGATCGTCTCCATTTCCGCCAAGACGGGCCGGGGCGTCGGCGAGCTCTTCTCCACCGTCGGCGCGGTGAGCGAGGCCTACCGCAAGCGCGTGGGGACCGGCGAGCTGAACCGGTTCTTCGCCGAGGTGCTCGAGACGCGGCCGCCGCCGACGCAGGGCGGGAAGGCGCCGCGGCTCTACTACGTGACGCAGGCCGACGTCGCGCCCCCGACGTTCGTCATTCTGACGAGCGCGCCGGAGGCGATCCACTTCTCGTATCGACGCTATGTCGTAAACCAGCTCCGAAAGAAGTTCGGCTTCGAGGGCGTGCCGGTACGTGTACACTACAAGGCTCGCCGCCGAGGCCGGAAGAGGGGCGAGGGCGAGGCCGCCACCGAGACCGACACCCCCTCGGTCGACGTCTCGGAGTGA
- a CDS encoding VOC family protein, translating into MTPKNTLCLWFDDDAEGAASFYARTFPDSAVGAVHRAPSDFPGGKAGVVLTVEFTVCGVPCLGLNGGPRFKHTEAFSFQIATDDQAETDRYWSAIVEHGGAESACGWCKDKWGLSWQITPRALTRGMAQGGDVAKRVFEAMMTMRKIDVAAIEAAARGDAQPEGA; encoded by the coding sequence ATGACCCCAAAGAACACCCTCTGCCTCTGGTTCGACGACGACGCCGAGGGCGCGGCGAGCTTCTACGCGCGCACCTTCCCCGACAGCGCGGTGGGCGCGGTCCACCGGGCGCCATCGGACTTCCCCGGCGGCAAGGCGGGCGTCGTCCTCACCGTCGAGTTCACTGTGTGCGGAGTGCCGTGCCTCGGGTTGAACGGGGGCCCTCGCTTCAAGCACACCGAGGCGTTCTCCTTTCAGATCGCCACCGACGACCAAGCCGAGACCGATCGCTACTGGAGCGCGATCGTCGAACACGGGGGCGCGGAGAGCGCGTGCGGCTGGTGCAAGGACAAGTGGGGCCTGTCGTGGCAGATCACGCCGCGCGCCCTCACCCGCGGCATGGCCCAGGGCGGCGACGTGGCCAAGCGCGTGTTCGAGGCGATGATGACGATGCGTAAGATCGACGTCGCAGCCATCGAGGCGGCCGCGCGCGGCGACGCTCAGCCCGAAGGCGCCTGA
- a CDS encoding ArsA family ATPase codes for MSGPIASGSPPLSELVRARRVLITVGAGGVGKTTTAAALAVAAAREGRRVLCLTIDPARRLAQSLGLEEMGAEAMEVDRALFSEVGVELSGTLTAAMLDTKRTFDDLVVKHSSSRAKADRLLNNKLYKYISASLAGTQEYMAMEKLVEVKADPRYDLIVLDTPPTANALDFLDAPERLVGMLDSAAMKWFSEAFESSGKFSLNILAKGASAVLKGISKITGGGLLEAMAEFIAEINELFGGFKERARHVERTLRSPDVAFILVTSPSPPSIREVLYFGDRLAEAAMPRGAFVVNRVRRAPPFAGQVGEGEAAAGLGLHGLALEPDAAARLAEAHGDATKMAALDAHNIQALDGDVASGVPIVKVAERATDVHDVRVLADLGAVLMAGGDLV; via the coding sequence TCCGGGCTCGCCGCGTCCTCATCACCGTAGGCGCCGGCGGGGTAGGGAAGACCACGACCGCGGCCGCCCTGGCGGTCGCCGCCGCGCGCGAGGGCCGCCGGGTGCTCTGCCTCACGATCGATCCGGCGCGGCGCCTCGCGCAGTCGCTCGGCCTCGAGGAGATGGGCGCGGAGGCCATGGAGGTCGACCGCGCGCTCTTCTCGGAGGTGGGGGTCGAGCTGTCCGGCACGCTCACCGCCGCCATGCTCGACACGAAGCGCACGTTCGACGACCTCGTCGTGAAGCACTCGTCCTCGCGAGCGAAGGCCGACCGCCTGCTCAACAACAAGCTCTACAAGTACATCTCCGCGTCCCTCGCCGGCACGCAGGAGTACATGGCGATGGAGAAGCTCGTCGAGGTGAAGGCCGACCCTCGGTACGACCTCATCGTCCTCGACACGCCTCCTACGGCCAACGCGCTCGACTTTCTCGATGCCCCCGAGCGCCTCGTGGGCATGCTCGACAGCGCCGCCATGAAGTGGTTCTCGGAGGCCTTCGAGTCGTCCGGGAAGTTCTCCCTCAACATCCTCGCGAAGGGCGCGTCGGCGGTCCTGAAGGGCATCAGCAAGATCACCGGCGGCGGCCTCCTCGAGGCGATGGCCGAGTTCATCGCTGAAATCAACGAGCTCTTCGGCGGGTTCAAGGAGCGCGCCCGGCACGTCGAGCGCACGCTGCGCTCGCCGGACGTCGCCTTCATCCTCGTCACGTCGCCGTCGCCGCCGAGCATCCGTGAGGTGCTCTATTTCGGCGATCGTCTGGCGGAGGCGGCCATGCCCCGCGGCGCCTTCGTGGTGAACCGCGTGCGTCGCGCCCCTCCGTTCGCGGGCCAGGTCGGCGAGGGGGAGGCGGCCGCGGGCCTAGGCCTCCACGGCCTCGCGCTCGAGCCGGACGCGGCGGCGCGCCTGGCGGAGGCGCACGGCGACGCCACGAAGATGGCCGCGCTCGACGCCCACAACATCCAGGCGCTCGACGGTGACGTCGCGTCCGGCGTGCCCATCGTGAAGGTGGCGGAGCGCGCGACCGACGTCCACGACGTCCGCGTGCTCGCCGATCTCGGCGCCGTGCTGATGGCGGGCGGCGATCTCGTGTAG